GGGCGATTTTTCAGGGCTATGTTGCCTGCTGCTGGCGGAGCGATGGAAGACAAGAGTGTAGACGAGACGTGCGCAAAGGGGTTTGCAGCGAGTCGTAGAACCGGCGCAAACCTTTCGACACACAAGTATTGCACTCCTATCGCGGGGATGTGTCAAGCAGAACTCGGGGCCGCTCGAAGATTTCACAAGTTTCCCACCCGGAGTCCATGCAGGCACGCGCCGTGCAAAACCACCCGCCAGAGGCAGATACTCGGCGGCTCCGCTGCTATCAACCCTGATTTTTGCTTCGGATTCTTGGCGAACCAGCCTGTCCAATCGTACGCAGTAAGAGAAAGCAGAGCCAAGGGACAAGCTGCCGCTAAGGCCGACGTTTGTCAGTTAGTTGCGAAGAATCGAAAAACTCCCGCTACCTGGAGTGGGGTACGAAGTTTTATGATAACGCGTATGAGCCAAGACTATTACGAACTGCTCGGCGTCAGCCGCGGAGCATCGACCGACGAAATTCAAAAGGCCTACCGCAAGCTTGCGCGGAAGTATCATCCGGACATGAACCCCGATGATGCGACCGCCAAACAGAAGTTTCAGGAGGTTCAAACGGCGTACGACACTCTTTCCGACGACAAAAAGCGGAAAATGTACGACCAGTTTGGAGCGGGCTACGAACAGATGGGGCAGGGGGTTCCGCCTGGCTGGAGTGGCGGAGGTGGCGGCCCACAGCCCGATTTTGGCGGCTTCGACTTCACCCAGTTCTTCGGGGGCGGAAGCCCTCAGGGGGGCGGTTTCGAAGACATTATGCGCCAGTTTGGTGGCGCTGGAGGAGCTGCTGCCGGACCTCGTGGCGGACGCCGGGCGCGACGTCCACGCGCTGCTGAACCCGGAGCCGATGTCGCTCACACCGTCACGATTCCGCTGAAAACAGCCGCAGTGGGTGGCGAAGTGAATCTGCGTGTCGCTCGTCCGGGCGGCTCGATCGAGACCATCACCGTGAAGGTTCCGGCGGGAATCGAGCACGGGAAAACGATCCGCCTGCGCGGCCAAGGAGAACCGTCGGCCAGCGGCGGAACTGCTGGCGATTTACTGGTGACGGTGCATGTGGCCGAGCATCCCTGGTTCACCCGTCATGGGCTCGATCTGCATGTGAAAGTGCCGATTTCGCTCGGCGAAGCTGTGCTCGGTGCCAAGGTCGATATTCCGACACCCCATGGTGAAATTACTGCCTCGATTCCCCCTGGAACGAGCAGCGGCAAAAAGATTCGAATCAAAGGGCAGGGGATTCATAGTCGCGACGGGCAGAAGGGAGATCTGTATGCCGAAGTACAGATTCAGCTGCCGAAAACGATTGATGCAGAGACGGCGGAACTGCTGAAGTCGTTCGACGAAAAGAACCCGGTCGAACCTCGAAAGGACTTGGCATGGTAGCGCTCGCTAGTTCCACAACGTTCGCCCTCGTCTGCCTCTTGGGCTCTTGGTTTGCCGAAGCAGTTCCCGTGGCAGGGGCAAGCGAACTTCTCGGCTCGCCGGCTGTAACTAAAATCAGTCTCCTGGCCGATGTGGCACCGTTTCCCAATTTTAGTGACCGCAAGATGGCCCGCGCGGTTGGTCTGGCTGCCATTGCCGGGCTCATCATTCTCGGTTTTACGATGGTGGGACTCGTCTGGTGGGGCGCCCGGTATACGCGGCGCTACATGAATCAGCCGTCGGCTCATCATCCGACCCCAAGGCCCCCCGCCGACGACTGGATCAAGCCCTAAACTCTTGGGCTCAATATTTTTGGGGCGCTGCGCACGGCTCAAACATCAGCTAACAGCGAACTGTCGGGTGACCTTCAACAACTAAACCGCCGTCACCCTGCTTTTTCTTGACTCCCTATTCTGGGGTTGTTACCTTGCGCATCGCCTTGGCCCGCGTCGGTGCTCGATAAGTCGCGCACCTTCTGCGGCGGGCAGGGCTCATCCCAGTCATTTTCTGAACGTTTTTAGGGAGTTGGTACGTATGTCGAATCCTTTTGATGCGAGTGTACCTGCTCCTGCTGAACCTGTCGCCAAACCACTCTCGACCCCCGAAGAAGTCTACGGTTTTGCTGGAGAACTCCTTGCTGCCGGGGCTGATCAAACGACGATTTACCAGACGCTGTTATCGCGCGGTGTCGACTCCGCTCAGGCGGGCCAAGTCGCTAGCGAAATGATGGAGGCCAAACTCGAAGCGATCCGCTCCCAAGGGTGGCGCGATGCGATTTGGGGTGCCGTATGGTGCTTTGGTGGCCTCGCCGTCACCGCGTTCAGCTACATGGCAGCCCAAGGTGGTGGCCGCTATGTGTTGGCCTGGGGCGCAGTGATTTTTGGCGGCATTCAAATGATGCGAGGCCTCTACAACGTGGTGACAGCTCGGTAGTTCACGTCCTAGCCAAGCGGCTGCCAAACGCACGAATGACAGCCAGCAGACCACGAGCGAAATCGATCGGCGTCGCTTATAACTAAGGGCATGCCGCCAGCGCCACAACAGCCCCGAAACTCCGCATCCGATTCCGCGATCCCGCCGGAAAAGCGGCTGCCCGATTCTGATCGGCCGGGAAAGCGTCGCTCGCTGGCATTTCCCAAGTCGCTGCGACTCCAGACACCCGCCGAGTTCGATGCCGTGTTTGCCACGCGGGTGTTTGCAGCCGACGATCAGTTGATCATGCATGCCGCCAAATCGACGCTCCCTTTCGCGCGGCTGGGGCTCAGCATCTCGCGGAAAGTTGGCAACGCCGTGGTTCGAAACCGCTGGAAGCGACTGATTCGCGAAGCCTTTCGGCAGCGCCAACATCAGCTTCCTCCGGGAATCGACCTGGTGGCTCGACCTCAAAAAGGGGCTAGCCCCAATCTCCAGCTGCTCGAGCGGTCGATCGTCGACCTAGCCAAACGATGCCTGAAACGTGCCGAGCGAGGGCCGCGCCCGTGACCCTGGTCCTGAGCTACCTCTGGCAAGCCGCCTGCCTCATCGATCGCCTCATTGTCTGGCTGATGTCGCTGGCGATCCGCCTCTACCAAATCACCCTAAGTCCTTTTATTGGAAGAAGTTGTCGCTTCCATCCCACCTGTAGCAACTACATGCTCGGCGCGATCCACAAGTACGGCTCCGTTCGAGGCTGCGTACGTGGGATCTGGCGAATCTGCCGCTGTAACCCACTTTGCAAAGGGGGCTACGACCCACCTTAAACACCATCCAAATAAATACTTAGAAGCACACAACTGCGAGACACTTTGCCCCTCTGGTCAGGGCGGCCAAAATCTCCCATTTCTGCGGTTCTCTGCCGTTGTACTTCGTCAGCCGATCGCTATACTCGGTGGTTTCCCCTGACCTGATTAGGTCAAGTAGGGGAGGGTGAAAGTGCGAAAATGGATCTGCCCAGATCGATTTTCGATGACTTTTCGAACGACGGTTGGACAAAGTCTGCTGGTGAAGTCGCCGCGCGTGATGCACGCCTTGGCGAACTGGATATAGCTACCGTGGATGACGGACGAGCCAAGGCTCACTGGCACCACATTTGATTTTGAGGACTGTTTCGATGGCCTACACGTGCGAATTCTGCGATAAACGAGCCAGCCGCGGCAACCAGGTCGAGACTCGTGGTAAGGCGAAGTACCTCGGTGGCGTCGGTACCAAAATCACCGGCATCACCCGCCGCCAGTTCAAGCCGAACCTGCAAAGCGTGAAGATCACCACGCCCAACGGCACCAACACCACCGTTCGCATTTGCACCCGCTGCCTGAAGGCTGGCATGGTTCGCAAAGCGGTGAAGCAGGCTCCTTTCAAGCTGCCAGTGGCCGCCAAAGCTGCCAAGTAGTGGCTGTTTCTGGAACCTTGTTCCAGCAGACGGACTACTTGCAAATTGGCGACTTACTCTGAACACAACAAAATCGCGTGGTTCGTCTTCGAGCCGCGCGATTTTTCGTTGCGCCCAGGTCGCATCTGCCGGGTTTTGAGCGTCTGCCCCCATAACGCTCGCCCCTCGATTTTGGTTTAATCACGTCGCCAGCGATCTTGGCCCCATGGAACGTTGCGGGCGAACCTTCCCCCTCAACTGCTGACTCTTGTCCTAGGGGGATATTCCCCGTGACTGTGAGTCTGGCGACGACAGGCAAGATCGCCTCCCATGAGCTTCTGCCGACCTTCTGCGAGATAATCCGATGGCCTTAACGCGAGCCGATGTGGAGAAGATTTCGCTCCTGGGGCGTCTCCGCCTCACGCCGAGCGAACTCGACACCATGACCGCCCAACTCGGCGCGATCATGCACTATGTCGAGCAACTTTCGGAGCTGAACACCGACGGTGTTCAGCCGATGGCACATGCCCTCGACATCCATAACGTCTTTGCTGACGACGTCGAGCACGCACACTTGCCGCGTGCCGAAGCTTTGGCCAATAGCCCCAAGAACGACGGCCAGTGCTACCGCGTTCCAGCCGTCCTCGGAGATTAAAGGCCCACGATGTCAAACCTCCACAAATCCGCCACCGAACTGGCAGCCGACTTGGCCGCTCGTCGCGTTTCGTCGGCTGAACTCACCGCCGAAGTCTTTGCGCGTATCGAAGCGGTCGACAGCCGGGTCGGCGCGTTCCTCTCGACCGATCGCGAAGGGGCTCTCGCCACCGCGAAGAGCATCGACGATCGCCGCGCTCGGGGCGAAAAGCTCGGACTCCTCGCAGGCCTCCCCATTGCCGTCAAAGATGTCCTCTGCACCAAGGGTCAGAAGACCACCTGCGCTTCGAAGATGCTCGCTAACTTTGTGCCACCTTACGATAGCACCGTCGTCGCGAAACTTCGCGCAGCCGATGCTGTGATCGTCGGCAAGACGAACATGGACGAGTTCGCGATGGGTGGCAGCACCGAAAACTCGGCCCTCGGCAAAACCGCGAACCCATGGGATCTCTCGCGCGTTCCCGGTGGCAGCAGTGGCGGAGCAGCGGCCTGCCTCGCCGCCTCGATGGTCCCGCTTTCGATCGGCACCGACACCGGTGGTTCGATTCGCCAGCCAGCAGCACTTTGCGGCGTCACAGGACTCAAGCCAACGTACGGACGGGTCAGCCGCTACGGCCTGGTTGCCTTCGCCAGCAGCCTCGATCAGGTCGGACCGATGGCCTGGACCGCTGCCGACAATGCGTTATTGCTCGAAGCGATCGCTGGCCACGATCCACTCGACAGCACCAGCACCGACATCCCCGTTCCTGCTTATTCGCAGTCGGTCGACAAGCCACTCGCGGGGCTGAAGCTGGGTCTTGTGCGCGAGCACTTTGGCGAAGGTCTTTCGAGCGAAATCGACTCCGCCATTCGCGAAGCGATGCGGGTCTACGAGTCGCTCGGCGCGAAGGTCGAAGAAGTTTCGCTTCTGCATGCGAAGTACGGTATCGCCGTCTACTACATCATCGCTCCTTGCGAAGCGTCGAGTAACCTGGCGCGCTACGACGGCGTGCACTACGGTTATCGCACCGACGAAAAAACGATGCTCGCCGAATTGGCCGAAGAGCGCGAAAAGCTCGAGAAATCGGGCGATCGCGCCGCCATCGCCGCGCTCGACTCGCCTCTCGTGCGGCTGTACCGGAAGACCCGCGCGGAAGGCTTTGGCAGTGAAGTCAAACGCCGCATCATGCTCGGCACTTATGCCCTGAGCGCTGGCTACTACGATGCCTATTACCTCAAGGCCCTCAAAGTCCGCCGCTTGATTCGTGGCGACTACGATGCCGCCTTTGCGAAGGTCGATTTCATCGTCGGCCCCACGACGCCGAACCCTGCGTTCAAACTGGCCGAAAAGACCGGCGATCCACTGTCGATGTACCTCGAAGATCTTTACACCGTCACCGCCAACTTGGCTGGCATCGGCGGCATGAGTGTTCCTTGCGGACTCACTTCGAGCGGCCTTCCGATCGGTCTGCAGATTCAATGTCGACCGTTCGATGAAGAGCGCCTGTTGCAAGCCGCAGCCATGTATCAGCGTGCCACGGACTGGCACACTCGGAGGCCTTCGCTATGACCACCTACACCAGTGGCGACCTCACCTACGACATGATCGTCGGGCTCGAAGTCCACGTGCAGCTGCTTACCAAAACCAAACTGTTTTGTCGCTGTAGCACCAAGTTCGGCGCCGATCCCAACACCCAAACGTGCCCCGTTTGCATCGGCATGCCCGGCACGCTTCCGGTGATGAACAAAGAGGCGTTTCGCCTCGGTCTGCGCACCGCAGTGGCGCTCGGCTGTACGATCCCCGAGTTCACCAAGTGGGATCGCAAAAACTACTACTATCCCGATCTCCCCAAGGGATATCAGATCAGTCAGTACGACCTGCCAATGTCGGCCAAAGGTCATCTCGACATCTTTGATACCAAAGGTGAATTCGAGCCCAAGCGAGTCGGCATCACCCGCGCACATCTCGAAGAAGATGCGGGCAAAAGCCAGCACGACGAAGCTGCCGGCAAGAGCGACAGCCGCATCGATCTGAACCGCACCGGCACGCCGCTGCTCGAGATCGTAAGCGAGCCCGACATGCGCAGTCCGCGTGAAGCACGGGCCTATTTGACCGAGCTGCGATTGCTGCTGCTCTACCTCGGCGTTTCCGACTGCAACATGCAGGAAGGGAGCTTGCGCGTCGATGCGAATGTGAACATTCACATCCACACGCCCGAGGGCAAAAAAGCGACGCCAATTGTCGAGATCAAGAACCTCAACAGCTTCCGCCACATCGAGCGCGCTTTGGCCTATG
This window of the Pirellula staleyi DSM 6068 genome carries:
- the rpmB gene encoding 50S ribosomal protein L28; protein product: MAYTCEFCDKRASRGNQVETRGKAKYLGGVGTKITGITRRQFKPNLQSVKITTPNGTNTTVRICTRCLKAGMVRKAVKQAPFKLPVAAKAAK
- the yidD gene encoding membrane protein insertion efficiency factor YidD; the protein is MTLVLSYLWQAACLIDRLIVWLMSLAIRLYQITLSPFIGRSCRFHPTCSNYMLGAIHKYGSVRGCVRGIWRICRCNPLCKGGYDPP
- the gatA gene encoding Asp-tRNA(Asn)/Glu-tRNA(Gln) amidotransferase subunit GatA — translated: MSNLHKSATELAADLAARRVSSAELTAEVFARIEAVDSRVGAFLSTDREGALATAKSIDDRRARGEKLGLLAGLPIAVKDVLCTKGQKTTCASKMLANFVPPYDSTVVAKLRAADAVIVGKTNMDEFAMGGSTENSALGKTANPWDLSRVPGGSSGGAAACLAASMVPLSIGTDTGGSIRQPAALCGVTGLKPTYGRVSRYGLVAFASSLDQVGPMAWTAADNALLLEAIAGHDPLDSTSTDIPVPAYSQSVDKPLAGLKLGLVREHFGEGLSSEIDSAIREAMRVYESLGAKVEEVSLLHAKYGIAVYYIIAPCEASSNLARYDGVHYGYRTDEKTMLAELAEEREKLEKSGDRAAIAALDSPLVRLYRKTRAEGFGSEVKRRIMLGTYALSAGYYDAYYLKALKVRRLIRGDYDAAFAKVDFIVGPTTPNPAFKLAEKTGDPLSMYLEDLYTVTANLAGIGGMSVPCGLTSSGLPIGLQIQCRPFDEERLLQAAAMYQRATDWHTRRPSL
- the rnpA gene encoding ribonuclease P protein component, whose amino-acid sequence is MPPAPQQPRNSASDSAIPPEKRLPDSDRPGKRRSLAFPKSLRLQTPAEFDAVFATRVFAADDQLIMHAAKSTLPFARLGLSISRKVGNAVVRNRWKRLIREAFRQRQHQLPPGIDLVARPQKGASPNLQLLERSIVDLAKRCLKRAERGPRP
- the gatC gene encoding Asp-tRNA(Asn)/Glu-tRNA(Gln) amidotransferase subunit GatC; protein product: MALTRADVEKISLLGRLRLTPSELDTMTAQLGAIMHYVEQLSELNTDGVQPMAHALDIHNVFADDVEHAHLPRAEALANSPKNDGQCYRVPAVLGD
- a CDS encoding J domain-containing protein, which encodes MSQDYYELLGVSRGASTDEIQKAYRKLARKYHPDMNPDDATAKQKFQEVQTAYDTLSDDKKRKMYDQFGAGYEQMGQGVPPGWSGGGGGPQPDFGGFDFTQFFGGGSPQGGGFEDIMRQFGGAGGAAAGPRGGRRARRPRAAEPGADVAHTVTIPLKTAAVGGEVNLRVARPGGSIETITVKVPAGIEHGKTIRLRGQGEPSASGGTAGDLLVTVHVAEHPWFTRHGLDLHVKVPISLGEAVLGAKVDIPTPHGEITASIPPGTSSGKKIRIKGQGIHSRDGQKGDLYAEVQIQLPKTIDAETAELLKSFDEKNPVEPRKDLAW